One genomic segment of Thunnus albacares chromosome 18, fThuAlb1.1, whole genome shotgun sequence includes these proteins:
- the march5l gene encoding E3 ubiquitin-protein ligase MARCHF5, with protein sequence MALVEEQPEKHCWVCFATERDDHSAEWVSPCRCKGCTKWIHQSCLQRWLDEKQKGNSGGAVSCPQCGTEYHIIFPKMGPLVYFLQQVDKALSRASPFAAVGVVVGTVYWSAVTYGAVTVMQVVGHKKGLYVMERADPLFLLMGLPTIPVLLVLGKMIRWEDYLVRLWQRYSYKRKLPPGTGRYLPRVPAEGPTAGDHLSVSRTLCGALVFPSIASLVGRLLFGRVSSNLQRTILGGIAFVLMKGVLKVYFKQQQYIIQANRHILNYPERNGDGQNEGGDEDTEDSGNE encoded by the exons ATGGCCCTTGTTGAGGAGCAGCCGGAGAA ACACTGCTGGGTGTGTTTCGCCACAGAGAGGGACGACCACAGTGCAGAGTGGGTGAGCCCCTGCAGGTGTAAAGGCTGCACGAAATGGATCCACCAGTCGTGTCTGCAGCGCTGGCTGGACGAGAAGCAGAAAGGAAACAGCGGCGGCGCCGTCAGCTGTCCTCAGTGCGGGACTGAATACCACATTATCTTCCCCAAGATGG GCCCGTTGGTGTATTTCCTCCAGCAGGTAGACAAAGCTCTGTCTCGGGCCAGTCCCTTCGCTGCTGTCGGGGTCGTGGTCGGGACCGTGTACTGGTCCGCCGTCACGTACGGAGCTGTGACGGTCATGCAG GTGGTGGGACATAAGAAGGGACTGTACGTGATGGAGCGAGCCGACCCGCTCTTCCTGTTGATGGGTCTGCCCACCATCCCTGTGCTGTTGGTTCTGGGCAAGATGATCCGCTGGGAGGATTATTTAGTGAGGCTGTGGCAGAGATACTCTTACAAACGCAAGCTCCCGCCAG GTACGGGTCGCTACCTGCCGCGTGTTCCTGCTGAAGGTCCGACTGCAGGAGATCACCTCTCTGTGTCTCGGACTCTGTGCGGAGCTCTCGTCTTTCCCTCCATCGCCAGTCTGGTGGGACGGCTGCTGTTTGGACGAGTGTCCTCTAACCTGCAGCGCACCATACTG GGAGGCATCGCCTTCGTGTTGATGAAGGGAGTGTTGAAGGTGtatttcaaacagcagcagtacaTCATTCAGGCCAACCGACACATCCTCAACTACCCCGAGAGAAACGGAGACGGACAGAACGAAGGCGGAGACGAGGACACAGAGGACAGCGGCAACGAATGA